Proteins encoded by one window of Cydia fagiglandana chromosome Z, ilCydFagi1.1, whole genome shotgun sequence:
- the LOC134678364 gene encoding protein obstructor-E-like: protein MKTLVCFLSACAFAQAQFSSFDSGRSSNAFGNLRGQAQSSAFGNFGNTGTQSQASAFSSFGGQSQSAFGRQSGFQQKQTTASPRSSQFQQQPARTSAGSCRELNERYPVSGSCDRYIECINGTAEEKTCPDGLLFNANVLFTTYPCQYPNEVQCLERSALQPAQPTEDCPHQFGYFKLGDARNCSGFRTCVNGVGYDFTCPEGLAFSSETYRCEWPDEVADCDAEAFLGFRCPEVPISKELGPPAGYRYYRSDTNCQKYFICIEGRPRALSCGGESGFDELTSTCVSADEVAACPQDLRAAAARAREEENQRLAKEISFNARPLQQKRRF, encoded by the exons CGCAAGCTCAATTCAGCAGTTTTGACAGTGGACGGAGTTCAAATGCGTTCGGAAATTTGCGCGGCCAGGCACAGTCAAGCGCTTTTGGAAACTTCGGAAACACAGGCACCCAATCTCAGGCCAGCGCGTTTAGCAGTTTCGGAGGTCAAAGCCAGTCGGCCTTTGGCCGCCAATCTGGGTTCCAACAGAAGCAAACCACCGCAAGCCCTCGGAGCAGTCAATTCCAGCAGCAACCAGCCAGGACTAGTGCTGGGTCCTGCAGGGAGTTAAATGAACGCTATCCTGTGTCTGGGAGCTGTGATCGATACATCGAGTGTATA AACGGAACAGCCGAAGAAAAGACCTGCCCAGACGGTTTGCTGTTCAATGCTAACGTGCTCTTCACAACTTATCCTTGTCAATACCCCAATGAGGTTCAATGCCTTGAACGTTCAGCTTTGC AGCCTGCTCAACCGACGGAGGACTGTCCCCATCAGTTTGGATACTTCAAGTTGGGTGATGCGAGGAACTGCAGTGGTTTCAGGACCTGTGTGAATGGTGTAGGCTATGACTTCACGTGCCCCGAGGGCCTGGCGTTCAGCTCGGAGACCTACCGCTGCGAATGGCCTGATGAAGTCGCCGATTGTGACGCCGAAG CTTTCCTTGGCTTCCGCTGCCCCGAGGTGCCAATATCTAAAGAACTTGGCCCACCTGCTGGCTACAGATACTACAG GTCCGACACGAACTGCCAGAAATATTTCATTTGCATCGAAGGCCGTCCTCGCGCGCTAAGCTGCGGCGGCGAATCGGGTTTCGACGAGCTGACCTCCACCTGTGTCTCGGCCGACGAGGTGGCGGCTTGTCCCCAGGACctccgcgccgccgccgcccgagccagGGAAGAAGAGAACCAGCGGCTCGCCAAAGAAATATCTTTCAATGCACGCCCGCTGCAACAAAAAAGACGATTCTAA
- the LOC134679233 gene encoding zinc finger protein 271-like: MEDSYIIANFHTLCRLCLNKSTLTVSIFGAAPDDETNSALTSKIAEIAELQMDPNDGLPGRICYKCLFKVDICSKFRLQCIQNETRLRQITVRVNEQENSNSSEMSNFYPTTQDMNKQDYIVEDSVVMVVDPSLDYDSSEESDNADQPDADATERNNTPDGDHMPESFFKNVAMCQYCDQAFISQDKCKEHEVTCHDPNLPFKCIECSLVFPERNQYVQHIKQVHGTDKPYQCPECDKSFGRRSDLRKHSIVHTGIRPFQCQYCLKSFSRNTNLSKHLRIHAGTKPHVCPLCPRSFVCRNDLQRHVLVHSGMKPYACRKCPLTFGRRDKLIKHEVRHGPLSPNQVHEIDNEQETHDMVVNVNPYSNLLTSPTHQGADYDLPRVPDHISGVSSFINQIHKTPSTSGKLTTSPPKPKPVANKNRPKNIKCHQCPKKLSSLDAYKTHVSIAHIGNRGFQCKICFKKFSRKRELDRHVTLHSGMKPFSCGQCDKKFNRKDKLNKHEETHECLVVNMPCIECGLTFEKKADLVAHIKSHFTDNFDDKPEIKKEDEPEFPIDDNYYDLET; this comes from the exons ATGGAAGATTCCTATATAATAGCTAATTTCCACACGCTGTGTCGCTTGTGTTTGAACAAGAGCACTCTGACGGTGTCGATTTTTGGAGCCGCGCCTGATGATGAAACCAATTCGGCGCTAACCTCGAAAATCGCTGAAATTGCCGAACTTCAG atGGACCCTAATGATGGCCTACCTGGAAGAATCTGCTACAAATGCTTGTTTAAAGTAGATATATGTTCCAAATTTCGCCTTCAATGTATCCAGAATGAGACAAGACTGAGACAGATAACAGTTAGAGTGAATGAACAAGAGAATTCAAATTCTTCAGAGATGTCCAATTTCTACCCCACCACCCAAGATATGAACAAACAAGATTACATTGTAGAAGACAGTGTTGTTATGGTGGTAGATCCAAGCCTAGACTATGATTCCTCAGAGGAATCTGACAACGCAGATCAGCCCGATGCAGATGCCACAGAACGAAACAACACCCCTGACGGAGACCATATGCCAGAGTCATTCTTCAAAAATGTTGCCATGTGTCAGTATTGTGATCAAGCTTTTATTTCTCAAGATAAGTGTAAAGAACATGAGGTTACTTGCCATGATCCTAACCTACCATTTAAATGTATAGAATGTAGCTTAGTCTTCCCTGAGCGAAACCAATATGTCCAGCATATCAAGCAAGTACATGGCACTGACAAGCCTTATCAGTGCCCCGAGTGTGACAAGTCCTTTGGCCGCAGATCAGATTTAAGGAAGCATTCAATAGTTCATACTGGCATCAGGCCATTTCAGTGCCAGTACTGTCTCAAAAGCTTCTCTCGTAACACAAATCTAAGCAAACATCTCAGGATACATGCAGGCACCAAGCCACATGTATGCCCTTTATGTCCAAGAAGCTTTGTGTGTCGCAATGACTTACAGCGCCATGTCCTAGTCCATTCCGGTATGAAACCATATGCTTGCCGAAAGTGCCCTTTGACATTTGGTAGAAGAGATAAACTAATCAAACATGAAGTCAGACATGGTCCTCTGAGTCCCAACCAAGTGCATGAAATAGATAATGAGCAGGAAACACATGACATGGTAGTCAACGTCAACCCTTACAGCAACTTACTGACTTCTCCCACTCACCAAGGTGCTGATTATGATCTCCCTCGAGTGCCAGACCACATTTCCGGTGTTAGTAgttttataaatcaaatacaTAAAACTCCTTCCACTTCAGGAAAGCTAACAACATCTCCACCGAAACCAAAACCAGTAGCAAATAAAAACAGgcctaaaaatataaaatgtcaccAATGTCCAAAAAAGCTATCCTCATTAGATGCATATAAGACTCATGTTTCAATAGCACACATTGGAAACAGAGGATTCCAATGCAAAATATGCTTCAAGAAATTTTCTCGCAAGAGAGAGCTGGACCGACATGTGACCCTTCACTCTGGAATGAAGCCTTTCTCATGCGGTCAATGTGATAAGAAATTCAACAGGAAAGACAAACTGAATAAACATGAGGAAACTCATGAATGCCTGGTTGTAAACATGCCTTGTATTGAATGTGGCCTCACTTTTGAGAAGAAAGCTGACTTAGTAGCCCACATTAAATCTCACTTCACTGACAATTTTGATGACAAGCCTGAGATAAAGAAGGAAGATGAGCCAGAGTTCCCAATAGATGACAACTATTATGACTTGGAGACCTGA